The following coding sequences lie in one Kribbella sp. NBC_00709 genomic window:
- a CDS encoding DUF4185 domain-containing protein: MRTNWTAQTTPHAAPEGLLNSYSNTGKGWTGADSTYSVALPGGRTAWIFSDTFLGPVNPDGSRPTTTPFVNNSIVVQHGSQLKTVTGGTATNPTAIIPPPSDGWYWIGAAQTSHAGRDLDVTALRFVKTGTGQWDWHWASNYLARLDSKTLKLKSLTPLPSAANVQWSGWLMRDQSYTYIYGVEDLGSSKYQHVARVRGDDLTAKPWQYWTGSGWSSDETASARVLEGVANEHSVTKFKDGYLLVTHDTKELFSKRVVGYFSCSPTGPWVKPVELYQTPETAGNIITYNSHEHPDLRRGNELLVSYNVNSLVSDDLYTDVSIYRPRFLAVTLAAAK, translated from the coding sequence GTGCGGACCAACTGGACTGCTCAGACGACGCCGCATGCCGCGCCCGAGGGGCTTCTGAACTCCTACAGCAACACCGGGAAGGGATGGACCGGCGCGGACAGCACGTACTCCGTGGCGCTCCCCGGTGGGCGTACGGCGTGGATCTTCTCCGACACGTTCCTCGGGCCGGTGAATCCGGACGGCAGCCGGCCGACGACCACGCCGTTCGTCAACAACTCGATCGTCGTCCAGCACGGCAGTCAGCTGAAGACTGTCACCGGCGGTACGGCCACCAACCCGACAGCGATCATCCCGCCGCCGTCCGACGGCTGGTACTGGATCGGCGCGGCACAGACGAGCCACGCCGGCCGCGACCTCGACGTGACCGCGCTGCGCTTCGTGAAGACCGGGACTGGGCAGTGGGACTGGCATTGGGCCAGCAACTACCTCGCCCGCCTCGACAGCAAGACGCTGAAGCTCAAGAGCCTCACCCCGCTCCCGTCCGCCGCGAACGTCCAGTGGTCCGGCTGGCTGATGCGTGACCAGAGCTACACCTACATCTACGGCGTCGAGGACCTGGGCAGCTCGAAGTACCAGCACGTCGCGCGGGTCCGTGGCGACGACCTGACCGCGAAGCCGTGGCAGTACTGGACCGGCTCCGGCTGGTCTTCGGACGAGACCGCGTCGGCCCGGGTGCTCGAAGGTGTGGCCAACGAGCACAGCGTGACCAAGTTCAAGGACGGCTATCTGCTGGTCACGCACGACACCAAGGAGCTGTTCAGCAAGCGCGTCGTCGGGTACTTCTCCTGCTCGCCGACCGGTCCGTGGGTGAAGCCGGTCGAGCTGTACCAGACCCCGGAGACCGCCGGGAACATCATCACCTACAACTCGCACGAGCATCCGGACCTGCGCCGCGGCAACGAGCTCCTGGTCAGCTACAACGTGAACAGCCTCGTCAGCGACGACCTGTACACCGACGTGAGCATCTACCGGCCGCGGTTCCTGGCGGTCACTCTGGCGGCCGCCAAGTGA
- a CDS encoding Lrp/AsnC family transcriptional regulator has protein sequence MLDELNTRILDELIADPRLRTTELARRLGVSTPTVRERVARLEESGVIRGYRVDIDPAALGRPVAAWVRLRPGPNQIPRIIELAGRTPEVVECHRISGEDCFLMRVQVAEIAALEDVLDKFLVHGQTTSSFIVSTPVAPRSVPLSVG, from the coding sequence ATGCTGGATGAGCTCAACACCCGGATCCTGGACGAGCTGATCGCGGATCCCCGGCTGCGGACCACCGAGCTGGCTCGCCGGTTAGGTGTGTCCACGCCGACCGTGCGGGAACGGGTCGCGCGGCTGGAGGAGTCCGGGGTGATCCGGGGGTACCGCGTCGACATCGACCCGGCGGCGCTCGGCCGGCCGGTCGCGGCCTGGGTGCGGCTACGGCCCGGCCCCAATCAGATCCCGAGGATCATCGAGCTGGCCGGCCGGACGCCCGAGGTCGTCGAGTGCCACCGGATCTCGGGCGAGGACTGCTTCCTGATGCGGGTCCAGGTCGCCGAGATCGCCGCCCTCGAGGACGTCCTGGACAAGTTCCTGGTGCACGGGCAGACCACCAGCTCGTTCATCGTCTCGACTCCGGTCGCACCACGGAGCGTGCCGCTGTCCGTTGGGTGA
- a CDS encoding LLM class F420-dependent oxidoreductase — translation MKFGVFVPQGWRMDLVELEDPVEQWEAMTAVAKAADAGPWDSIWLFDHFHTVPEPARETVFEMWTTTAALARDTSRVNLGQLVGCNGYRNPALVAKMAATVDVASHGRLYAGIGAGWSEHEWKAYGYPWTSQKERMDSFVESIELMHRLWTEDDVVFEGRYHSVDKPYVVPRRKPKLWIGGGGERVTLRLVAKYGDACNFGTGRVDVIERKLAILRKHCDEVGRDYAEITKSTSLNVFPIESGADPGTATAKARGRYSMEEFLEIGSGGTPGVLADVITTKELSEHIEQLAEAGIDYVISYIPGVAYDHEPMQRYAEDVVPQFS, via the coding sequence ATGAAGTTCGGAGTGTTCGTACCGCAGGGCTGGAGGATGGATCTGGTCGAGCTGGAGGACCCGGTCGAGCAGTGGGAGGCCATGACCGCAGTGGCCAAGGCGGCCGACGCAGGTCCGTGGGACTCGATCTGGCTGTTCGACCACTTCCACACCGTCCCTGAGCCCGCCCGCGAGACCGTCTTCGAGATGTGGACCACGACCGCCGCTCTGGCGCGTGACACCTCGCGGGTGAACCTGGGCCAACTGGTCGGCTGCAACGGGTACCGCAACCCCGCTCTGGTCGCCAAGATGGCCGCCACTGTGGACGTCGCCAGCCACGGACGCCTGTACGCCGGGATCGGCGCCGGCTGGTCGGAGCACGAGTGGAAGGCCTACGGCTACCCGTGGACGAGCCAGAAGGAGCGGATGGATTCGTTCGTCGAGTCCATCGAGCTGATGCACCGGCTGTGGACCGAGGACGACGTGGTGTTCGAGGGGCGGTACCACTCGGTCGACAAGCCGTACGTCGTGCCGCGACGCAAGCCGAAGCTCTGGATCGGGGGCGGGGGTGAACGCGTCACCTTGCGACTAGTTGCGAAGTACGGCGATGCCTGCAACTTCGGCACCGGACGCGTCGACGTCATCGAACGCAAACTCGCGATCCTTCGGAAGCACTGCGACGAGGTCGGCCGCGACTACGCCGAGATCACCAAATCGACCAGCCTGAACGTGTTCCCGATCGAATCCGGTGCCGATCCCGGGACCGCGACGGCCAAGGCCCGCGGGCGGTACAGCATGGAGGAGTTCCTGGAGATCGGCTCCGGCGGGACACCCGGGGTCCTCGCGGACGTCATCACGACGAAGGAGCTGAGCGAGCACATCGAGCAGCTGGCCGAGGCCGGGATCGACTACGTGATCTCGTACATCCCCGGCGTCGCGTACGACCACGAGCCGATGCAGCGGTACGCCGAGGACGTCGTACCGCAGTTCAGCTGA
- a CDS encoding response regulator transcription factor yields the protein MRVLVVDDDRAVRDSLRRSLEFNDFEVVTAADGAEALAVIGNVEPDVVVMDVMMPRLDGLETTKALRAAGNNVPILVLTARDAVADRVDGLDAGGDDYLTKPFALEELLARLRALLRRSTTPGEGGQRGEVLQYADLVVDVDAHEVHRGDVPIQLTRTEFSLLELLVRNPRRVLERAVILDAVWGYDFPTTANSLEVYIGYLRRKTEVNGLPRLIHTVRGIGYVLRDTPP from the coding sequence ATGCGGGTACTGGTGGTGGACGACGACCGGGCGGTCCGGGATTCGCTGCGCCGTTCGCTGGAGTTCAACGACTTCGAGGTGGTGACCGCCGCCGACGGCGCCGAGGCGCTCGCGGTGATCGGCAACGTCGAGCCCGACGTCGTGGTGATGGACGTGATGATGCCGCGGCTGGACGGGCTGGAGACCACCAAGGCCTTGCGGGCCGCAGGCAACAATGTGCCGATCCTGGTGCTGACCGCGCGGGACGCGGTCGCGGACCGGGTGGACGGCCTGGACGCCGGCGGCGACGACTACCTGACCAAGCCGTTCGCGCTCGAGGAGCTGCTGGCCCGGCTGCGCGCCCTGCTCCGTCGCAGCACGACACCCGGCGAGGGCGGCCAGCGCGGCGAGGTGCTGCAGTACGCCGACCTCGTGGTCGACGTGGACGCGCACGAGGTGCACCGCGGCGACGTCCCGATCCAGCTCACCCGGACCGAGTTCTCGCTGCTCGAGCTGCTGGTCCGCAACCCGCGCCGCGTGCTCGAGCGCGCGGTGATCCTGGACGCGGTCTGGGGCTACGACTTCCCCACCACCGCGAACTCGCTCGAGGTCTACATCGGCTATCTGCGCCGCAAGACCGAGGTCAACGGTCTGCCCCGCCTGATCCACACCGTCCGCGGCATCGGGTACGTGCTGAGGGACACCCCGCCGTGA
- a CDS encoding DMT family transporter, whose protein sequence is MTTLAEAPARARLATGAAAVTVVLWASSFVAIRQVGTEISAGALSLARLGLGSIFLGALLFTRPRPAASGRRWPARRDWLPLIACGVLWFGVYNLALNEAERRLDAGTAAMLVHIAPLLIAVLAGLGLGEGFPRQLVIGGLVAFAGIVIIGTSTSSGRAETWGVVLCVVAAISYAVGVVTQKPLLSRLPAAEVTWLACTIGAVVCLPFAPMLVDELRTADAATIWWIVYLAAFPTALGFTTWAFALRRTSAGRMGVTVYAVPVVAIVLGWLFLGETPAVLALAGGALCLSGVAISRRTA, encoded by the coding sequence GTGACAACCCTTGCAGAAGCCCCGGCCCGGGCTCGTCTGGCTACCGGCGCCGCTGCCGTGACCGTCGTCCTGTGGGCCTCGTCGTTCGTCGCCATCCGGCAGGTCGGCACGGAGATCTCCGCCGGCGCCCTGTCGCTGGCCCGTCTCGGTCTCGGCAGCATCTTCCTCGGCGCTCTCCTGTTCACCCGTCCGCGACCGGCAGCGTCCGGACGCCGGTGGCCGGCCAGGCGGGACTGGCTTCCGCTGATCGCGTGCGGCGTGCTCTGGTTCGGCGTCTACAACCTGGCGCTCAACGAGGCCGAGCGCCGCCTCGACGCCGGTACGGCGGCCATGCTCGTGCACATCGCCCCGCTGCTGATCGCAGTACTCGCGGGCTTGGGTCTCGGTGAAGGCTTCCCGCGGCAGCTCGTGATCGGCGGCCTGGTCGCGTTCGCAGGGATCGTCATCATCGGTACGTCGACCTCCAGCGGCCGCGCCGAGACGTGGGGCGTCGTGCTGTGCGTCGTCGCCGCGATCTCGTACGCCGTCGGCGTGGTCACCCAGAAGCCGTTGCTGAGCAGGCTTCCCGCCGCTGAGGTCACCTGGCTCGCCTGCACCATCGGTGCGGTCGTCTGCTTGCCGTTCGCGCCCATGCTGGTCGATGAGCTCCGCACTGCCGACGCAGCCACCATCTGGTGGATCGTGTACCTGGCTGCCTTCCCCACCGCTCTCGGCTTCACCACGTGGGCCTTCGCGCTCCGCCGTACCAGTGCGGGTCGGATGGGCGTCACGGTGTACGCCGTACCGGTTGTCGCGATCGTGCTGGGCTGGCTGTTCCTGGGTGAGACGCCGGCTGTGCTTGCGCTGGCCGGCGGGGCGCTCTGCCTGTCTGGAGTCGCAATCTCTCGGAGGACTGCATGA
- a CDS encoding low molecular weight protein-tyrosine-phosphatase, whose product MEIVCTGNICRSPMGEVVLRAKLAEAGIDGVEVTSSGTGGWHVGDPMDPRAAAALRRRGYDGSAHRAREFESAADLVLAMDSGHLTELRRRGTVAQLFAADDVPDPYYGEDDGFDEVLAQIEKAADHWVGRLSH is encoded by the coding sequence GTGGAGATCGTCTGCACCGGGAACATCTGCCGGTCGCCGATGGGCGAGGTGGTCCTGCGGGCCAAGCTCGCCGAGGCGGGGATCGACGGCGTCGAGGTGACCAGTTCGGGCACCGGCGGCTGGCACGTCGGCGACCCGATGGACCCGCGCGCCGCGGCCGCACTCCGCCGGCGCGGGTACGACGGCAGCGCGCACCGCGCTCGTGAGTTCGAGTCGGCCGCGGACCTCGTCCTGGCGATGGACTCCGGACATCTCACGGAGCTGCGCCGCCGAGGGACCGTGGCGCAGCTGTTCGCGGCGGACGACGTGCCTGATCCGTACTACGGCGAGGACGACGGCTTCGACGAGGTCCTCGCGCAGATCGAGAAGGCGGCCGACCACTGGGTCGGCCGCCTCAGCCACTAG
- a CDS encoding sensor histidine kinase: protein MSQQHPDDFPSYAGRPQQPQPQQPAEPVANGNGNRVAATAARTQTWWNETLHKLSLHARVTLLAAVAVGLAVAIVSVAAYITVRQQMYQNLDNSLTQRAAQAAKKGVLTDLTILQGVPSDALGLSDIRVGVISAEGQQFGPPNSLLPPMGQDELQVAREQGNEASLRTVGVRNGGSHFRVVAVPASYCPQTLSRACQAEPENYLQPGALVVAQSLGPIDETLHNLGVVLWAFGLIGVIGAALAGNAVARSGLRPLARLTGAAEHVARTEDLKPIPVGGTDEISRLAMAFNAMLGALAQSRDRQRRLVGDAGHELRTPLTSVRTNLDLLAQADKRGGLRAEDRQQLLDDVRAQMDELTTLIGDLTELARDTPQVRNAELIELSNVVEDAVMKVRRRAPGLEWDVQLSPFPVWGDERLLGRAVTNLLDNAAKYSLPEGAEQRSDGQPVGHVTVRLLDGVLTVTDSGPGIAEADLPHVFERFYRSSEARSRPGSGLGLAIVKHAAEQHGGMIYARNLPGAGAQFTLWLPHAATQTR from the coding sequence GTGAGTCAGCAGCACCCCGACGACTTCCCGTCGTACGCCGGACGACCGCAGCAGCCGCAACCGCAGCAACCCGCAGAGCCCGTTGCTAATGGCAACGGTAATCGCGTGGCGGCGACCGCTGCCCGGACGCAGACCTGGTGGAACGAGACGCTCCACAAGCTGAGCCTGCACGCCCGCGTGACGCTGCTCGCCGCCGTCGCGGTCGGTCTGGCGGTGGCGATCGTGAGCGTGGCGGCGTACATCACCGTGCGCCAGCAGATGTACCAGAACCTCGACAACAGCCTCACCCAGCGGGCTGCCCAGGCCGCGAAGAAGGGCGTCCTGACCGACCTCACGATCCTGCAGGGTGTTCCCTCCGACGCTCTCGGCCTGAGTGACATCCGCGTCGGAGTGATCAGCGCGGAAGGCCAGCAGTTCGGCCCGCCGAACAGCCTGCTGCCGCCGATGGGCCAGGACGAGCTCCAGGTGGCGCGAGAACAGGGCAACGAGGCCAGTCTGCGGACCGTCGGCGTACGCAACGGCGGCTCACACTTCCGCGTGGTCGCCGTCCCCGCGAGCTACTGTCCGCAGACCCTCAGCCGGGCTTGTCAGGCGGAACCGGAGAACTATCTCCAGCCCGGCGCGTTGGTCGTGGCCCAGTCGCTGGGGCCGATCGACGAGACCCTGCACAACCTCGGCGTGGTGCTGTGGGCGTTCGGGCTGATCGGTGTCATCGGCGCCGCACTGGCCGGCAACGCCGTCGCCCGGTCCGGTCTGCGGCCGCTGGCGCGGCTGACCGGTGCGGCCGAGCACGTGGCGCGGACCGAGGACCTGAAGCCGATCCCGGTGGGCGGGACGGACGAGATCTCCCGGCTGGCAATGGCGTTCAACGCGATGCTCGGGGCGCTCGCACAATCCCGCGACCGGCAGCGCCGGCTCGTCGGTGACGCGGGCCACGAGCTGCGTACGCCGCTCACCAGCGTCCGCACCAACCTCGACCTGCTCGCCCAGGCCGACAAACGCGGCGGACTGCGCGCGGAGGACCGTCAGCAGCTGCTGGACGACGTACGGGCCCAGATGGACGAGCTGACCACGCTGATCGGTGACCTGACCGAGCTGGCCCGCGACACACCGCAGGTGCGGAACGCGGAGCTGATCGAGCTCTCCAACGTGGTCGAGGACGCGGTCATGAAGGTACGGCGCCGTGCCCCCGGACTGGAGTGGGACGTCCAGCTCAGTCCGTTCCCGGTGTGGGGTGACGAGCGGCTGCTGGGGCGTGCCGTCACCAATCTGCTCGACAACGCGGCGAAGTACAGCCTCCCGGAGGGCGCGGAGCAGCGCAGCGACGGGCAGCCGGTCGGACACGTGACGGTGCGGCTGCTGGACGGCGTACTCACGGTCACGGACTCCGGGCCGGGGATCGCCGAGGCGGACCTGCCACATGTGTTCGAGCGGTTCTACCGGTCCAGCGAGGCGCGCAGCCGGCCCGGATCGGGGCTGGGGCTGGCGATCGTGAAGCACGCGGCCGAGCAGCACGGCGGGATGATCTACGCCCGCAACCTGCCTGGCGCAGGCGCACAGTTCACCCTGTGGCTGCCGCACGCCGCCACGCAAACCCGCTGA
- a CDS encoding phage holin family protein, which produces MKNLIIRLLANAVALAVASWLVAGITLQGATTGKRVLTLLIVAAIFGIVNAIVKPVVKVLSFPLLILTLGLLTFVINALMLWLTSWITGKLDVQFHVNGFWSALFGALIITVVGMIINVVLPDKAEVH; this is translated from the coding sequence ATGAAGAACTTGATCATCAGGCTGCTCGCCAACGCGGTCGCGCTGGCGGTGGCGAGCTGGCTCGTCGCCGGCATCACCTTGCAGGGCGCGACCACCGGCAAGCGCGTGCTCACGCTGCTGATCGTCGCCGCCATCTTCGGCATCGTGAACGCGATCGTGAAGCCGGTGGTGAAGGTGCTGTCCTTCCCGCTGCTGATCCTCACGCTCGGTCTGCTGACCTTCGTGATCAACGCCCTGATGCTGTGGCTGACGTCCTGGATCACCGGCAAGCTCGACGTCCAGTTCCATGTCAACGGCTTCTGGTCCGCGCTGTTCGGCGCGCTGATCATCACCGTCGTCGGCATGATCATCAACGTCGTCCTGCCGGACAAGGCCGAAGTCCACTAG
- a CDS encoding pyrophosphate--fructose-6-phosphate 1-phosphotransferase produces the protein MAADKSVRRVALLTAGGLAPCLSSAVGGLIERYTEVAPDVEIIAYLNGYHGLLSGRFLDVTPEVREKASLLHKFGGSPIGNSRVKLTNTADLVKRGLIQDGQNALQVAAERLVADGVDVLHTIGGDDTNTTAADLAAYLHEHDYDLTVVGLPKTIDNDVIPIRQSLGAWTAAEQGALFARNIIAEHSSNPRMLIVHEVMGRNCGWLTAATAQAYQEWVDEQEWNPGIGLDQGGWSVHAVYVPEATIDLDAEADRLRKVMDEEDCVNIFLSEGAGVPSIVAELEARGEDVPRDPFGHVKLDTINPGAWFAKQFAERIGAEKTMVQKSGYFSRSAASNDRDLALIKKCTDYAVDAALRGESGVVGHDEERGDELRAIEFPRIAGGKEFDPTVDWFVGLKSGIGQS, from the coding sequence ATGGCTGCCGACAAGTCTGTCCGCAGAGTTGCCCTGCTCACCGCCGGCGGGCTCGCGCCCTGCCTGTCGTCCGCCGTCGGCGGGCTGATCGAGCGCTACACCGAAGTGGCGCCCGACGTGGAGATCATCGCCTACCTGAACGGGTACCACGGCCTGCTCAGCGGCCGGTTCCTCGACGTGACACCGGAGGTGCGGGAGAAGGCGTCGCTGCTGCACAAGTTCGGCGGCAGCCCGATCGGCAACAGCCGGGTGAAGCTGACCAACACCGCGGACCTGGTCAAGCGCGGCCTGATCCAGGACGGGCAGAACGCTCTCCAGGTCGCCGCCGAGCGGCTGGTCGCGGACGGTGTCGACGTACTGCACACCATCGGCGGTGACGACACCAACACCACGGCCGCCGACCTCGCGGCGTACCTGCACGAGCACGACTACGACCTGACCGTGGTCGGCCTGCCGAAGACCATCGACAACGACGTGATCCCGATCCGGCAGAGCCTGGGCGCCTGGACCGCGGCCGAGCAGGGTGCGCTGTTCGCCCGCAACATCATCGCCGAGCACAGCTCGAACCCGCGGATGCTGATCGTCCACGAGGTGATGGGACGGAACTGCGGATGGTTGACCGCGGCAACGGCTCAGGCGTACCAGGAATGGGTCGACGAGCAGGAGTGGAACCCGGGCATCGGCCTGGACCAGGGCGGCTGGTCGGTGCACGCCGTGTACGTGCCGGAGGCAACGATCGACCTGGACGCCGAGGCGGACCGGCTGCGCAAGGTGATGGACGAAGAGGACTGCGTCAACATCTTCCTGTCCGAGGGCGCCGGCGTGCCGTCGATCGTGGCCGAGCTGGAGGCCCGCGGCGAGGATGTCCCGCGGGATCCGTTCGGGCACGTCAAGCTGGACACGATCAACCCGGGCGCCTGGTTCGCCAAGCAGTTCGCGGAGCGGATCGGCGCCGAGAAGACGATGGTGCAGAAGAGCGGGTACTTCAGCCGCTCGGCCGCGTCCAACGACCGCGACCTCGCGCTGATCAAGAAGTGCACCGACTACGCCGTCGACGCGGCGCTGCGCGGTGAGAGCGGGGTCGTCGGCCACGACGAGGAGCGTGGCGACGAGTTGCGCGCGATCGAGTTCCCGCGGATCGCCGGCGGCAAGGAGTTCGACCCGACGGTCGACTGGTTCGTCGGCCTGAAGTCGGGGATCGGCCAGAGCTAG
- a CDS encoding FadR/GntR family transcriptional regulator: MSTSGGVVRRSLLDDLATSMLSLIAERKLSVGDQFESVRSLAERFKVAVPTVREALRRLEATGAVELRHGSGVYVGPNVGRLVLANPLALAPSADRLVELLQARVLIEPPVAALAAATRDAAALEQMEQDLSTAAELIASGDHARLAEVNMDFHRSLAQASGNATLAEVVESVTVVNAREQLEILHIHGDRQADLDEHCAIYDAVRSGDSDLAELLTREHLDGVLAVINQRLQHP, translated from the coding sequence GTGAGTACGTCGGGTGGCGTCGTACGCCGAAGTCTGCTCGACGATCTGGCGACGTCGATGTTGTCGCTGATCGCCGAGCGGAAGCTGTCGGTCGGCGACCAGTTCGAGTCGGTGCGGTCGCTGGCGGAGCGGTTCAAGGTCGCCGTACCGACTGTCCGGGAGGCGCTTCGCCGACTGGAGGCGACCGGCGCTGTGGAGCTCCGGCACGGCTCCGGTGTGTACGTCGGTCCGAACGTCGGCCGTCTCGTCCTGGCCAACCCCCTGGCGCTGGCCCCGAGTGCGGACCGGTTGGTCGAACTGCTGCAGGCTCGCGTACTGATCGAGCCACCGGTCGCCGCACTGGCCGCAGCGACGCGTGATGCGGCCGCACTCGAGCAGATGGAACAGGACCTGTCCACCGCGGCCGAGCTGATCGCGTCCGGCGACCATGCCCGGTTGGCCGAGGTGAACATGGACTTCCACCGCTCATTGGCCCAGGCGTCCGGGAACGCGACCCTGGCCGAGGTGGTCGAGTCGGTGACCGTCGTGAACGCACGGGAACAGCTGGAGATCCTGCACATCCACGGCGACCGTCAGGCCGACCTGGACGAGCACTGCGCGATCTACGACGCGGTCCGGTCCGGCGACTCCGACCTGGCCGAACTGCTCACCCGCGAGCACCTCGACGGCGTCCTGGCCGTCATCAACCAACGTCTTCAGCATCCCTGA
- a CDS encoding acetamidase/formamidase family protein, which produces MDVLEFSPEPAELAWTFGGVPPVRRVKPGTALRLWTEDAFVGSLRSTTDLASASLTMPFVNPQTGPFYVEGAEPGDTLALHFVELTPARSWGASATIPFFGGLTSTDRTATLQDPLPERTWIYEVDTARQTVGFQAQGSDLEVALPLEPMLGTVGVAPAAGEVRSALVPDMFGGNMDTPEMRAGTTCYLRVNVEGALFSVGDGHYRQGEGESCGTAVEGAMNVVLVVDLLKTPGPVWPRLENDEYLAVIGSARPLEDAWRAGQVDMVNWLGSLYGLDKLDAYQLLSQVSEVPLANVVDANYSVVTKVPKRLLPPVTAYEGIHQHLRSAFS; this is translated from the coding sequence GTGGACGTTCTCGAATTCAGCCCTGAGCCCGCCGAACTCGCCTGGACCTTCGGCGGTGTGCCGCCGGTCCGCCGGGTCAAACCCGGTACCGCCCTCCGGTTGTGGACCGAGGACGCGTTCGTCGGGAGCCTGCGCAGTACGACGGATCTTGCCAGCGCCTCGCTGACGATGCCCTTCGTCAACCCGCAGACCGGGCCGTTCTACGTCGAGGGCGCCGAGCCGGGGGACACCCTGGCGCTGCACTTCGTCGAGCTGACGCCTGCCCGCAGCTGGGGCGCCTCGGCGACCATCCCGTTCTTCGGCGGTCTGACCAGCACCGACCGGACCGCCACGCTGCAGGACCCGCTGCCGGAGCGGACCTGGATCTACGAGGTGGACACCGCCCGGCAGACCGTCGGGTTCCAGGCGCAGGGCAGTGATCTGGAGGTCGCCCTGCCGCTGGAGCCGATGCTCGGCACGGTCGGGGTGGCTCCGGCCGCCGGTGAGGTCCGGTCAGCGCTGGTGCCGGACATGTTCGGCGGCAACATGGACACGCCGGAGATGCGCGCCGGGACGACCTGCTACCTGCGGGTGAACGTCGAGGGCGCCCTGTTCTCGGTCGGCGACGGCCACTATCGGCAGGGCGAGGGCGAGTCCTGCGGTACCGCGGTCGAGGGCGCGATGAACGTAGTACTGGTCGTCGACCTGCTCAAGACGCCCGGACCGGTCTGGCCGCGGCTGGAGAACGACGAGTACCTCGCCGTCATCGGCTCGGCCCGCCCGCTCGAGGACGCGTGGCGGGCCGGACAGGTCGACATGGTCAACTGGCTCGGCTCGCTGTACGGCCTGGACAAGCTGGACGCCTACCAGCTGCTCAGCCAGGTCAGTGAGGTCCCGCTGGCCAACGTGGTCGACGCCAACTACAGCGTGGTCACCAAGGTCCCGAAGCGGTTGCTGCCGCCCGTCACGGCGTACGAGGGCATCCACCAGCACCTGCGCTCCGCGTTCAGCTGA